A genomic region of Streptomyces rimosus contains the following coding sequences:
- a CDS encoding PhzF family phenazine biosynthesis protein, giving the protein MEILRYSAFTDRPDGGNPAGVVLDAQGLDETDMLRIAKEVGFSETAFVTAAETPDGTHTPDRTHRVRYFSPRAEVDFCGHATVATAVALAERGAPGALAFQTNAGRVDVMTERTEADGHGFRATLTSVSASSEPVAPQHLASALEALGWSEDDLDPAFPAHVAFAGNYHLILAAASRERLARLDYDFEALEALSRDQSWTTVHLFHRQTDTLFHARDPFPLGGVVEDPATGAAAAAFGGYLRAIGWEAVGTPITVLQGYDMGRPSLLTVTTDASDPRVSVSGQAVVLT; this is encoded by the coding sequence ATGGAGATTCTGCGTTACAGCGCTTTCACCGACCGGCCCGATGGAGGCAACCCCGCGGGGGTGGTCCTCGACGCTCAGGGACTTGATGAGACGGACATGCTCCGTATCGCGAAGGAGGTGGGGTTCTCCGAGACGGCTTTCGTCACCGCCGCGGAGACGCCCGACGGGACTCACACGCCCGACCGCACCCACCGCGTCCGCTACTTCAGCCCCCGCGCGGAGGTCGACTTCTGCGGTCACGCCACCGTCGCCACCGCCGTCGCCCTCGCCGAACGCGGCGCACCCGGAGCGCTGGCCTTTCAGACCAACGCCGGACGTGTCGACGTGATGACCGAAAGGACCGAAGCGGACGGGCACGGCTTTCGCGCAACGCTCACCAGCGTCTCCGCCTCCTCGGAGCCGGTCGCACCTCAGCACCTCGCTTCCGCTCTCGAAGCGCTGGGCTGGTCCGAGGACGATCTGGACCCCGCCTTTCCGGCCCATGTGGCTTTCGCCGGTAATTACCATTTGATCCTGGCAGCCGCTTCCCGGGAACGCCTGGCTCGACTCGATTACGACTTCGAGGCACTGGAAGCACTTTCCCGTGACCAGAGCTGGACCACCGTTCACCTTTTCCACCGGCAGACCGACACCCTCTTCCACGCACGCGATCCCTTCCCCCTCGGCGGAGTGGTCGAGGACCCGGCGACCGGTGCGGCGGCTGCGGCTTTCGGCGGCTACCTGCGTGCGATCGGATGGGAAGCGGTCGGCACCCCCATAACGGTGCTGCAGGGTTACGACATGGGCCGGCCGAGCCTGCTCACCGTCACCACCGACGCGTCCGACCCGCGCGTGAGCGTGAGCGGCCAGGCCGTCGTACTCACCTGA
- a CDS encoding ALF repeat-containing protein, whose protein sequence is MAAAATAAVIFGTTAAHALPAQPGEAAPAQDARARAVEAWKAGGAATKREAVKALTGSDADMNAFLGGALHRAEVEDARFAILKTMASAGKGVSAASDKALTGSDEEVLAFVKDGYEKPLQDDRRFAVLRAMNAGGKAVNREGQRALDDGTPAVLEKFLQEGLEKATNEDNRFEVLQVMNSGGPAVKQAAERALNGDAQDIAEFLERGQELARARDQESMTVGQLAQVATEAGKKAKVQTDEALEAAEVADKAAAKAKAAAEEAARQTAEAKSDADKAGRFATKAAQAAEGAADAARTAIRASNNAVAAARTAARAASNAASAAAAAGQAAARAYRAANAAVSDAGQAKAARQAAEQARDAAAGARTAAAAAGQAANASAAAGRSGAAAASAARNAAAAAEAAAQSSANAGAAQAEAAHARRAAATARAEANRATTAANSAVSLADQAAKAARQTRTAADNAAAHADAAAKAADKAADEAGKAQDAANKSKAHAEAALQAAKTAGEATEQATEVFNVARAAEKKMLEADLAASLEQARDAKRFEDDLKPVLAKQETQAAQTGEETKRLISEAGEKLGKDDQGAVQAARQAAVNLLSSQGTWTRAAAEDALSGSDEDMKAWIKQDRTDAEHQDDREKTVFFSRIGTPRTAAAAEAALAKGPEAVQEFLTKGAFEGQKEEYRFQILKVVNEAGKAVKDAATKALDDGSTEALHSFLTEGYTKAQAEDDRFQVLRQLEQGGPMMKAAAQVALEGTDTMRRVFVERAQYRAAQADQDAAAHTAAIQAQISVAAKATSQAYENAETAFEAAARAQGKADDAKKYAAQAQAKAKEAQGHANRAQEFANQADKSAASAAASAKTAKAAAAKAQVASRQANYSATQATASAQQAVASAAGAQASASRAKAAAIEAGKDAAAARVAASQAKQIAQNKREAEQRAAAEAARKRAEEVAKQKQRPEDDAKNDKAELPGSKGGGDGGSSSGGCPPGKQTWCDWAGYMSETSTWTGWAAAAANLIPAPGVAQGVSAVAGGISLLSGVGSSIFTGVAYGFGSDEFWTSALGTTVGFVGGKFKSAVSKGAGLVKSAGTKAKEVFGDAAGSIYSGVTGLFG, encoded by the coding sequence GTGGCCGCAGCGGCCACGGCAGCGGTGATATTCGGTACGACCGCGGCGCACGCGCTCCCGGCGCAACCCGGCGAAGCGGCGCCCGCGCAGGACGCCCGCGCGCGGGCCGTGGAGGCGTGGAAGGCCGGCGGCGCGGCGACCAAGCGGGAGGCCGTCAAGGCGCTGACCGGCTCGGACGCCGACATGAACGCGTTCCTCGGCGGTGCGCTGCACCGGGCCGAGGTGGAAGACGCCCGGTTCGCCATCCTCAAGACGATGGCGAGCGCCGGCAAGGGCGTGTCCGCCGCGTCGGACAAGGCACTGACCGGCTCCGACGAAGAGGTCCTCGCCTTCGTCAAGGACGGATACGAGAAGCCGCTCCAGGACGACAGGCGCTTCGCGGTCCTGCGCGCCATGAACGCGGGCGGCAAGGCCGTCAACCGCGAGGGCCAGCGGGCCCTGGACGACGGCACCCCCGCGGTGCTGGAGAAGTTCCTCCAGGAGGGCCTGGAGAAGGCCACCAACGAGGACAACCGCTTCGAAGTCCTGCAAGTGATGAACTCCGGCGGACCGGCCGTCAAGCAGGCCGCCGAGCGCGCGCTGAACGGGGACGCGCAGGACATCGCCGAGTTCCTGGAGCGCGGCCAGGAACTGGCCCGGGCGCGCGACCAGGAATCGATGACGGTCGGGCAACTTGCCCAAGTCGCCACCGAGGCCGGCAAGAAGGCCAAGGTCCAGACCGACGAGGCACTGGAAGCTGCCGAGGTCGCGGACAAGGCCGCGGCGAAGGCCAAGGCGGCCGCCGAGGAGGCGGCGCGGCAGACCGCGGAGGCCAAGTCCGACGCGGACAAGGCCGGCCGCTTCGCCACCAAGGCCGCGCAGGCCGCTGAGGGCGCCGCCGATGCGGCCCGTACCGCCATCCGCGCATCCAACAACGCGGTGGCCGCGGCCCGTACGGCAGCGCGCGCCGCCTCCAACGCCGCCTCCGCCGCTGCCGCGGCGGGACAGGCCGCGGCCCGCGCCTACCGCGCGGCGAACGCCGCGGTGTCGGACGCCGGACAGGCCAAGGCGGCCCGCCAGGCCGCCGAGCAGGCACGCGACGCGGCGGCGGGTGCCCGTACCGCCGCGGCCGCCGCCGGCCAGGCGGCGAACGCCTCCGCGGCGGCCGGCAGGTCCGGTGCCGCGGCGGCCAGCGCCGCCCGCAACGCGGCCGCGGCGGCCGAGGCCGCCGCGCAGTCGAGTGCCAACGCGGGCGCCGCGCAGGCCGAAGCGGCCCACGCCAGGCGGGCGGCGGCAACGGCCCGTGCCGAGGCCAACCGCGCGACCACCGCCGCCAACAGCGCGGTCTCCCTGGCCGATCAGGCGGCCAAGGCCGCCCGCCAGACCCGTACCGCGGCCGACAACGCGGCCGCGCACGCGGACGCTGCGGCCAAGGCGGCCGACAAGGCCGCGGACGAGGCGGGCAAGGCACAGGACGCGGCCAACAAGTCCAAGGCTCACGCGGAAGCCGCGCTCCAGGCCGCCAAGACGGCGGGTGAGGCGACCGAGCAGGCCACCGAGGTCTTCAACGTCGCCCGGGCCGCCGAGAAGAAGATGCTGGAGGCCGACCTCGCCGCGTCGCTCGAGCAGGCGCGCGACGCCAAGCGCTTCGAGGACGACCTCAAGCCGGTCCTCGCCAAGCAGGAGACGCAGGCCGCCCAGACGGGCGAGGAGACCAAGCGGCTGATCTCCGAGGCCGGCGAGAAGCTGGGCAAGGACGACCAGGGGGCCGTACAGGCGGCCCGCCAGGCTGCCGTCAACCTGCTGTCGAGCCAGGGCACCTGGACCCGCGCGGCGGCCGAGGACGCCCTGTCGGGCTCCGATGAAGACATGAAGGCGTGGATCAAGCAGGACCGGACCGACGCCGAACACCAGGACGACCGGGAGAAGACCGTCTTCTTCAGCCGGATCGGCACGCCCCGCACGGCAGCGGCTGCCGAGGCCGCGCTGGCCAAGGGGCCCGAGGCGGTGCAGGAGTTCCTGACCAAGGGGGCCTTCGAGGGGCAGAAGGAGGAGTACCGCTTCCAGATCCTCAAGGTCGTCAACGAGGCGGGCAAGGCGGTGAAGGACGCCGCGACCAAGGCGCTCGACGACGGCTCCACCGAGGCGCTGCACTCCTTCCTCACCGAGGGCTACACCAAGGCGCAGGCCGAGGACGACCGTTTCCAGGTGCTGCGGCAGCTGGAGCAGGGCGGCCCGATGATGAAGGCCGCCGCGCAGGTCGCCCTTGAGGGCACCGACACCATGCGCCGTGTCTTCGTCGAGCGTGCGCAGTACCGCGCCGCCCAGGCGGATCAGGACGCGGCGGCCCACACCGCGGCGATCCAGGCCCAGATCAGCGTCGCGGCGAAGGCCACCTCCCAGGCGTACGAGAACGCCGAGACCGCCTTCGAGGCCGCGGCCCGCGCCCAGGGCAAGGCGGACGACGCCAAGAAGTACGCCGCTCAGGCCCAGGCCAAGGCGAAGGAGGCCCAGGGCCACGCCAACCGGGCGCAGGAGTTCGCCAACCAGGCCGACAAGTCGGCCGCCTCCGCAGCCGCCTCCGCCAAGACGGCCAAGGCCGCGGCCGCCAAGGCGCAGGTCGCCTCCCGCCAGGCCAACTACTCGGCCACTCAGGCCACCGCTTCCGCACAGCAGGCAGTGGCCTCCGCGGCCGGCGCCCAAGCGTCGGCCAGCCGTGCCAAGGCAGCCGCCATCGAGGCCGGCAAGGACGCGGCGGCCGCGCGCGTGGCGGCCAGCCAGGCCAAGCAGATCGCCCAGAACAAGCGCGAGGCCGAGCAGCGCGCGGCCGCGGAAGCCGCACGCAAGAGGGCCGAAGAGGTCGCGAAGCAGAAGCAGCGGCCCGAGGACGACGCCAAGAACGACAAGGCCGAGCTGCCCGGCAGCAAGGGCGGCGGCGACGGCGGCAGCAGCAGTGGCGGCTGCCCGCCGGGGAAGCAGACCTGGTGCGACTGGGCCGGTTACATGAGTGAGACCAGCACCTGGACCGGCTGGGCCGCGGCGGCCGCGAACCTGATTCCGGCCCCGGGCGTCGCGCAGGGCGTCAGCGCTGTCGCGGGAGGCATATCCCTCCTCTCAGGAGTCGGCAGCAGCATCTTCACCGGTGTCGCCTACGGATTCGGCAGCGATGAATTCTGGACGTCCGCGCTCGGTACCACCGTCGGCTTCGTCGGCGGCAAGTTCAAGAGCGCCGTCTCGAAGGGTGCCGGTCTAGTAAAGTCGGCAGGCACGAAGGCCAAGGAAGTGTTCGGCGACGCCGCCGGTTCGATCTATTCGGGCGTCACCGGCTTGTTCGGCTGA
- a CDS encoding FG-GAP-like repeat-containing protein, translating into MFGRRPRAAWLTGLAATAVAAGVLTGTPAIAVVGDAAKDGTYPFTAKLDIGSGKRACTGALVDPQWLLTAASCFADHPGQDKVAAGKPKLAASASIGRTDLSGKGGQVRTVTELVPRADRDLVMAKLSAPVDDITPVTVGSVAPAKNDTLRLAGYGRTKDEWVPDRLHSGGFSVDAVEKTTLAVTGKDGASVCMGDTGGPALRATEAGGYELVGVNGASWQGGCFGSEETRTGAVETRVDDLHSWVQQIRLTALYEHVTDVVAGADFNGDGRPDVAAVLDDKNLHVFYTGPDGKLEYGRELWNHDGSWGRKRAITAGDFDGDGLTDIAALNVDGSLDLYPGTKSGKLGSPRSMAKDGSWKTVSKFARYKADDSGRDGLVAIWNDGSLYAYTTAADGRLSGFKRQVWHDKTWSKKHLTTADFNGDGRDDLAAVSQTGGLGLYTGNAKGTFDYDKAMWPDESWGGFRAVMGGDFDGDGKADIAAVNSSGGLYLYPGNGKGTLGSRSPMWPSAS; encoded by the coding sequence GTGTTTGGCAGACGTCCGCGCGCCGCATGGCTCACCGGACTGGCCGCGACCGCCGTCGCGGCCGGCGTCCTGACCGGCACCCCGGCCATCGCTGTCGTGGGTGACGCCGCCAAGGACGGGACGTACCCGTTCACGGCGAAGCTCGACATCGGCAGCGGCAAGCGCGCCTGTACCGGCGCCCTGGTCGACCCGCAGTGGCTGCTCACGGCCGCCAGCTGCTTCGCCGACCACCCCGGCCAGGACAAGGTCGCCGCCGGCAAGCCGAAGCTGGCCGCCTCGGCCTCCATCGGCCGCACCGACCTGTCCGGCAAGGGCGGACAGGTGCGCACCGTCACCGAGCTCGTGCCGCGTGCGGACCGTGACCTGGTGATGGCGAAGCTGTCCGCACCGGTCGACGACATCACCCCGGTCACCGTCGGTTCCGTTGCTCCTGCCAAGAACGACACGCTGCGCTTGGCCGGTTACGGCCGTACCAAGGACGAGTGGGTTCCCGACCGTCTGCACAGCGGTGGTTTCTCCGTCGACGCGGTGGAGAAGACGACGCTCGCCGTCACCGGCAAGGACGGTGCGAGTGTCTGTATGGGCGACACCGGCGGCCCGGCCCTGCGGGCGACGGAGGCCGGTGGCTACGAGCTGGTCGGGGTCAACGGCGCCTCGTGGCAGGGAGGTTGCTTCGGCTCCGAGGAGACCCGTACGGGCGCCGTCGAGACCCGCGTCGACGACCTGCACAGCTGGGTCCAGCAGATCCGGCTGACGGCCCTGTACGAACATGTCACCGATGTCGTCGCCGGCGCGGACTTCAACGGTGACGGCCGTCCCGACGTCGCGGCCGTCCTTGACGACAAGAACCTGCACGTCTTCTACACCGGCCCGGACGGCAAGCTCGAATACGGCCGCGAGCTGTGGAACCACGACGGTTCCTGGGGTCGCAAGCGCGCGATAACCGCCGGTGACTTCGACGGTGACGGCCTGACTGACATCGCCGCCCTCAACGTCGACGGCTCTCTCGACCTGTACCCGGGCACGAAGAGCGGCAAGCTGGGCTCTCCCCGCTCGATGGCCAAGGACGGTTCCTGGAAGACCGTCTCGAAGTTCGCCCGCTACAAGGCCGACGACTCCGGCCGCGACGGCCTGGTGGCCATCTGGAACGACGGCTCGCTGTACGCCTACACCACCGCCGCGGACGGCCGTCTCTCCGGCTTCAAGCGCCAGGTGTGGCACGACAAGACCTGGTCCAAGAAGCACCTGACCACCGCCGACTTCAACGGCGACGGCCGCGACGATCTCGCGGCGGTCTCCCAGACCGGTGGCCTGGGCCTGTACACCGGCAACGCCAAGGGCACGTTCGACTACGACAAGGCGATGTGGCCCGACGAGAGCTGGGGCGGCTTCCGGGCCGTCATGGGCGGCGACTTCGACGGTGACGGCAAGGCCGACATCGCCGCCGTCAACAGCTCCGGCGGCCTGTACCTCTACCCGGGCAACGGGAAGGGCACCCTCGGTTCGCGCTCCCCAATGTGGCCCAGCGCGTCCTGA
- a CDS encoding glycosyl hydrolase family 18 protein — translation MKDRRRFRSRAAALLTTLILAVAAMLTGPAAPAQAAGTLTAAFTAQENGSWWKGTYVVRNGGSAAVTGWTLEFDLPTGVTISGHYNGDATVNGRHVTVKNAHYNATVPAGGSTDPFSYWFIASGPVGTPTTCTVNGDKCDGSPDVPPSAPGTPEVTATTARSVSLSWPAASQGDYPVTSYEVLSEGRTVATSPGTSVTVTGLTPATRYTFTVRAKDRRGNAGPPSAPVTASTVDPASDPVPPSAPGGLRSTAITSSSVSLAWDKATDNVGVVAYDVYRGAELATTVPGSTTSATVGGLTPATAYTFSVKARDAAENASPASNALTVTTDDVAGPGKYLKVGYFAQWGIYGRQYFVKNLDTSGAASKLDVINYAFANIDPVNLTCLAGVTKGTSGKPQDPDEGTGAGDADADYGRAFPAAQSVDGVADDGWGKLRGNFNQLKKLKAKHPHLKVVMSLGGWTYSKFFSDAAATDASRKKFVASCVDVWIKGNLPAYNGAGGPGTGAGVFDGIDLDWEWPGAEGHPGNHYSPNDKANLALLIKEFRRQLDALGGEHKLLTAFTPADPVKIQQGWDLSTIFESLDYANVQGYDFHGSGSDDSWEPKRTGHQANLYRDAQDPYTFDFSVERAVKTYLDAKVSPRKLTIGFPFYGRGWKTVADGGVHGEWQSADGAAPGQFPEEAGIRGYQNLLANVPNMTIHHDEQSISTYGYTGAGGQWWSFDDTWSIGKKTDWVKSKGLLGAMVWEMSGDTPTGTLMQAITTGLAGRPGTAPAG, via the coding sequence ATGAAAGACCGGCGCAGATTCCGCAGCAGAGCCGCGGCCCTGCTCACCACGTTGATCCTGGCCGTGGCCGCCATGCTGACCGGCCCAGCGGCCCCCGCCCAGGCGGCGGGAACGCTCACCGCGGCCTTCACCGCTCAGGAGAACGGCTCCTGGTGGAAGGGCACTTACGTCGTCCGCAACGGTGGTTCCGCCGCCGTCACCGGATGGACCCTGGAATTCGACCTGCCGACCGGTGTCACCATCAGCGGGCATTACAACGGCGACGCCACCGTCAACGGCCGCCACGTAACGGTCAAGAACGCGCACTACAACGCGACCGTTCCGGCCGGCGGCAGTACCGATCCGTTCAGTTACTGGTTCATCGCGAGCGGACCCGTCGGTACGCCGACCACCTGCACCGTCAACGGGGACAAGTGCGACGGCTCACCCGACGTACCGCCGTCCGCGCCCGGTACGCCCGAGGTCACCGCCACCACCGCGCGCAGCGTCTCGCTGAGCTGGCCGGCCGCTTCCCAGGGCGATTACCCGGTCACCTCGTACGAGGTGCTCAGCGAGGGCCGTACGGTCGCCACCTCCCCCGGTACCAGTGTGACCGTCACCGGTCTGACCCCGGCCACCCGCTATACGTTCACCGTCCGGGCCAAGGACCGGCGCGGCAACGCGGGGCCGCCGAGTGCGCCGGTGACCGCGAGCACCGTGGACCCGGCGAGCGATCCCGTACCGCCGTCCGCGCCCGGTGGGCTGCGCAGCACCGCGATTACCTCCTCCAGCGTCTCCCTGGCCTGGGACAAGGCCACCGACAACGTCGGCGTGGTCGCGTACGACGTGTACCGGGGCGCCGAGCTGGCCACCACGGTCCCCGGCAGCACCACCAGTGCCACGGTCGGCGGTCTGACGCCCGCCACCGCGTACACCTTCTCCGTGAAGGCGCGCGACGCCGCCGAGAACGCCTCGCCCGCGTCCAACGCCCTGACCGTCACGACGGACGACGTGGCCGGGCCCGGCAAGTACCTGAAGGTGGGCTATTTCGCGCAGTGGGGCATCTACGGGCGCCAGTACTTCGTCAAGAATCTGGACACCTCGGGCGCAGCCTCGAAACTCGACGTCATCAACTACGCCTTCGCCAATATCGACCCCGTCAACCTCACCTGCCTGGCCGGGGTGACCAAGGGCACCTCGGGCAAGCCACAGGACCCGGACGAGGGTACGGGGGCGGGTGACGCGGACGCCGACTACGGGCGTGCCTTCCCCGCCGCGCAGTCGGTGGACGGGGTGGCGGACGACGGCTGGGGCAAGTTGCGCGGCAACTTCAACCAGCTCAAGAAGCTCAAGGCCAAGCATCCGCACCTGAAGGTGGTGATGTCGCTCGGCGGCTGGACGTACTCGAAGTTCTTCTCCGACGCGGCGGCCACCGACGCCTCCCGCAAGAAGTTCGTCGCCTCCTGCGTCGATGTGTGGATCAAGGGCAATCTGCCCGCCTACAACGGCGCGGGCGGTCCCGGAACGGGTGCGGGCGTCTTCGACGGGATCGATCTGGACTGGGAGTGGCCGGGCGCCGAGGGCCACCCGGGCAATCACTACAGCCCGAACGACAAGGCCAACCTCGCGCTGCTGATCAAGGAGTTCCGCCGGCAGCTCGACGCGCTGGGCGGCGAGCACAAGCTGCTGACCGCGTTCACCCCTGCCGACCCGGTCAAGATCCAGCAGGGCTGGGACCTGTCCACGATCTTCGAATCGCTGGACTACGCCAACGTCCAGGGCTACGACTTCCACGGCTCGGGCAGCGACGATTCCTGGGAGCCCAAGCGCACCGGCCACCAGGCCAACCTGTACCGCGACGCCCAGGATCCGTACACCTTCGACTTCAGCGTCGAGCGCGCCGTCAAGACGTACCTGGACGCGAAGGTCAGTCCGCGCAAGCTGACCATCGGCTTCCCGTTCTACGGGCGCGGCTGGAAGACGGTCGCGGACGGCGGGGTGCACGGCGAGTGGCAGTCGGCGGACGGCGCGGCCCCGGGCCAGTTCCCGGAGGAGGCGGGCATCCGGGGTTACCAGAACCTGCTGGCCAACGTGCCCAACATGACCATCCACCACGACGAGCAGTCCATCTCGACGTACGGATACACCGGGGCGGGCGGTCAATGGTGGTCGTTCGACGATACGTGGTCGATCGGAAAGAAGACGGACTGGGTCAAATCCAAGGGACTTCTTGGCGCCATGGTCTGGGAGATGTCCGGTGATACTCCGACGGGCACCTTGATGCAGGCCATCACGACCGGACTCGCCGGGCGGCCCGGCACCGCTCCGGCCGGCTAG
- a CDS encoding 2'-5' RNA ligase family protein, whose translation MAQMYADEAHEGAGEGKNAPSGWPDLPGDTAFTIKVPEADPLVRAGFPAHVIVLYPFVYESRIDAATDRELTTLFAGHDAFTLTFDSFRRYPGVLYLDPWPHDPVTALTKDLTRRWPEAVPYRGIFGAGLAPHLTVANSEGPATQDAAYDALQAELEPRLPLSCRVQAVNLIIWDGARWRDRAAYRLRGCHDPC comes from the coding sequence ATGGCGCAGATGTACGCGGACGAAGCACACGAAGGCGCGGGCGAGGGCAAGAACGCGCCCTCAGGATGGCCGGACCTACCAGGTGACACCGCATTCACCATCAAGGTCCCCGAAGCCGATCCGCTGGTCCGGGCCGGATTCCCTGCCCACGTGATCGTGCTGTACCCGTTCGTGTACGAAAGTCGGATCGATGCCGCCACCGACCGCGAATTGACCACTCTCTTCGCCGGGCATGACGCTTTCACGCTCACCTTCGACAGCTTCCGTCGCTATCCCGGCGTGCTCTACCTCGATCCGTGGCCGCACGACCCCGTGACCGCACTGACCAAAGATCTGACCCGGCGGTGGCCGGAGGCGGTCCCTTATCGGGGGATATTCGGCGCCGGACTCGCCCCGCACCTGACGGTCGCGAACAGCGAAGGTCCTGCCACCCAGGACGCCGCATACGACGCACTGCAGGCCGAACTGGAGCCCCGGCTGCCGCTGAGCTGTCGCGTCCAGGCGGTCAACCTCATCATCTGGGACGGAGCGCGCTGGCGCGATCGGGCCGCGTACCGGCTGAGGGGCTGCCATGACCCCTGCTGA
- a CDS encoding HIT family protein, whose product MTDNGCVFCAIVNGRADASVVHEDDSVIAFMDLQPVTPGHVLVIPKAHAVGLEDLQEGVGVAVWKVAHQLGRALRRSGLRCEGVNLFLADGEAAFQEVFHVHLHVFPRFAGDPFRMEADWRVQERAQLDRAAAAVRGGLAALDAG is encoded by the coding sequence GTGACGGACAATGGATGCGTCTTTTGTGCGATCGTGAACGGTCGGGCTGACGCCAGTGTCGTCCATGAAGACGATTCGGTGATCGCCTTCATGGATCTCCAGCCCGTGACTCCCGGCCATGTGCTGGTCATCCCCAAGGCGCACGCGGTGGGCCTGGAGGACCTTCAGGAGGGTGTCGGCGTCGCGGTCTGGAAGGTGGCGCATCAACTCGGCCGCGCACTGCGCCGGTCAGGTCTGCGATGTGAAGGCGTCAACTTGTTTCTTGCGGATGGTGAAGCGGCCTTTCAGGAGGTTTTCCACGTCCATCTGCATGTTTTTCCCCGCTTTGCGGGCGACCCGTTCCGTATGGAGGCTGATTGGCGCGTGCAGGAGCGGGCGCAGCTCGACAGGGCGGCTGCCGCTGTCCGCGGTGGCCTCGCGGCGCTCGACGCTGGATGA
- a CDS encoding DJ-1/PfpI family protein translates to MHAQFVLFDGFDPLDVVAPYEVLSAGGAASAGAVSVELVSAEGPREVVSGTGGLALRATAALDPGRPGLIVIPGAAGRIGDPGETPDHDAGAGQTPQGDTIPVLLGRTLTTELPALLRAAMENPDVTVSAVCGGSLVLAMAGLLEGRCATTHHMGLDMLDATGAHAVSARVVDDGDLVTGAGVTSGLDLGLYLLEREAGPRIAHAVEELFAHERRGTVWRNEGPEPAGF, encoded by the coding sequence ATGCATGCCCAATTCGTCTTGTTCGACGGCTTCGATCCGCTCGATGTCGTCGCCCCCTACGAGGTGCTGAGCGCCGGCGGCGCGGCCTCCGCGGGCGCGGTGAGCGTGGAGCTGGTCTCCGCCGAGGGGCCGCGCGAGGTGGTCAGCGGTACCGGTGGGCTGGCGCTCCGCGCCACGGCCGCCCTCGACCCCGGGCGCCCCGGCCTGATCGTGATCCCCGGCGCGGCGGGCCGCATCGGAGATCCCGGCGAGACCCCTGACCACGACGCGGGGGCCGGGCAGACGCCGCAGGGCGACACCATCCCCGTACTGCTGGGCCGCACCCTGACCACCGAACTGCCCGCACTGCTGCGGGCCGCGATGGAGAACCCCGACGTGACGGTCAGCGCCGTGTGCGGGGGCTCACTCGTCCTGGCCATGGCCGGTCTGCTGGAGGGGCGCTGTGCCACCACCCACCACATGGGCCTGGACATGCTCGACGCCACCGGCGCCCACGCGGTGAGCGCCCGTGTCGTCGACGACGGCGACCTCGTTACCGGCGCCGGCGTCACCTCCGGACTCGACCTGGGCCTGTACCTGCTGGAGCGGGAGGCGGGCCCCCGTATTGCCCACGCCGTGGAAGAGCTCTTCGCCCATGAGCGCCGCGGCACCGTCTGGCGGAACGAGGGGCCGGAACCCGCTGGGTTTTGA
- a CDS encoding calcium-binding protein, with protein sequence MRTHRTVAATASLALTLVLGPSVLTAPAAQAASQATRATVIHQNGTVLSYKAAPGQHNKLTVDEEIEHRGEFESYYVLTFHDRYDIAIDASAADADECAYPTQGDRTAVRCAVKIPENSDDSDTYGIDLDDQDDTVTLEPDSSAWARVHGGKGNDVLNGSPGAMLHGDDGDDRIDGGSGPFGFGSYGGPGNDTLTHCGQDCYGGAGNDSLTGTDEGNTLHGDDGNDVLHGRGGADVLYGGKGNDRLYGEAGDDTLWGNSGDDVLWGGPGTDKLSGGPGRNEVHQD encoded by the coding sequence ATGCGCACCCACCGCACCGTCGCTGCTACCGCCTCCCTCGCCCTCACTCTCGTCCTCGGCCCGTCCGTCCTTACGGCACCGGCCGCCCAGGCAGCCTCACAGGCCACCAGGGCCACGGTCATCCACCAGAACGGCACCGTACTCTCGTACAAGGCCGCTCCCGGCCAGCACAACAAGTTGACGGTCGACGAGGAGATCGAGCACCGCGGCGAGTTCGAGTCGTACTACGTCCTTACCTTCCACGACCGGTACGACATCGCCATCGACGCGAGCGCGGCCGACGCGGACGAGTGCGCGTATCCCACGCAGGGGGACCGCACCGCCGTACGCTGCGCGGTCAAGATCCCGGAGAACTCCGACGACTCGGACACCTACGGCATCGACCTCGACGACCAGGACGACACCGTGACGCTCGAACCGGACAGCAGCGCCTGGGCCCGGGTCCACGGAGGCAAGGGCAACGACGTGCTCAACGGGTCTCCGGGCGCCATGCTGCACGGGGACGACGGCGACGACCGCATCGACGGCGGCAGTGGACCGTTCGGCTTCGGCTCCTACGGCGGCCCGGGGAACGACACCCTCACCCACTGCGGGCAGGACTGCTACGGCGGCGCCGGGAACGACTCCCTGACCGGCACGGACGAGGGGAACACCCTGCACGGCGACGACGGCAACGACGTCCTGCACGGCAGGGGCGGCGCCGACGTCCTCTACGGCGGCAAGGGCAACGACCGCCTGTACGGCGAGGCCGGTGACGACACGCTCTGGGGCAACAGCGGTGACGACGTCCTGTGGGGCGGCCCGGGTACGGACAAGCTCTCCGGGGGCCCCGGACGCAATGAGGTGCATCAGGACTGA